One part of the Roseomonas gilardii genome encodes these proteins:
- a CDS encoding RecX family transcriptional regulator, with protein MGGRAAGPSRAPRLPREIPAGPAPDAASLREAALNHLARFASTESNLVRVLQRRIARWAQRAEREGQPPEEVTRRVAAAREMAAQAARDMVSAGAVDDAAFAAARARRLSRAGRSRRAVAAHLAAKGVASETAGTVLEESTTDELDAALAHLRRRRQGPFAPGAAQEGAADEAARLKALGALARAGFPRDIAERALDLSPEEATDRLLAARRD; from the coding sequence ATGGGAGGAAGGGCGGCGGGACCATCGCGTGCCCCGCGGCTCCCGCGCGAGATTCCGGCCGGCCCGGCCCCGGACGCGGCCTCTCTGCGGGAGGCCGCGCTGAACCACCTGGCCCGCTTCGCCAGCACGGAAAGCAACCTCGTCCGCGTATTGCAGCGGCGCATCGCCCGCTGGGCGCAGCGTGCGGAACGCGAGGGCCAGCCGCCGGAGGAAGTCACCCGGCGCGTCGCGGCGGCGCGGGAGATGGCGGCGCAGGCGGCGCGCGACATGGTCTCCGCCGGCGCGGTGGATGATGCCGCCTTCGCCGCCGCCCGGGCCCGGCGGCTGAGCCGGGCGGGGCGTTCCCGCCGCGCCGTGGCGGCGCATCTGGCGGCCAAGGGCGTGGCGTCGGAAACGGCGGGCACGGTGCTGGAGGAAAGCACCACCGACGAGCTCGATGCCGCGCTGGCGCATCTGCGCCGCAGGCGGCAGGGCCCTTTCGCCCCTGGTGCCGCGCAGGAAGGCGCAGCGGACGAGGCTGCGCGGCTGAAGGCGCTGGGCGCCCTGGCGCGCGCCGGCTTCCCGCGCGACATCGCCGAACGCGCGCTGGACCTTTCCCCCGAAGAGGCCACCGACCGCCTCCTCGCTGCGCGCCGCGACTGA
- a CDS encoding AzlD family protein: MTHSPWLLRGDVLIAVLGMGLVTFLCRIGGHILRQAFRLPPFVETMLRELPGPLFVAYVAPALWMQGPAGLGGAALAVLVQWRTRQLAFSIPAGVLGVALAREAAALVEQGAAFGASFLAS, from the coding sequence ATGACCCATTCTCCCTGGCTGCTGCGCGGCGACGTGCTGATCGCCGTGCTGGGCATGGGCCTGGTCACCTTCCTGTGCCGGATCGGTGGCCATATCCTGCGCCAGGCCTTCCGCCTGCCGCCCTTCGTGGAAACCATGCTGCGGGAGCTGCCCGGCCCGCTCTTCGTCGCCTATGTCGCCCCCGCGCTCTGGATGCAGGGCCCCGCCGGGCTGGGCGGAGCGGCACTGGCGGTGCTGGTGCAATGGCGGACGCGGCAGCTCGCCTTCTCCATCCCGGCCGGCGTGCTGGGCGTGGCGCTGGCGCGGGAGGCTGCAGCCCTGGTGGAACAGGGTGCCGCTTTCGGCGCCAGTTTCCTGGCTTCCTGA
- a CDS encoding AzlC family ABC transporter permease yields MAEPANGAAPRAPFTREGVRRGSRTALPLLIGYLPFALVIGVISQGRGLSLLETGLMGATVFAGASQLLALELWADPVPVVATMVAALVVNLRFLPITASLSHWFVRLRGWRVWGTLATVTDHALAFSVTEERAGRVDAGFLLGLGLVTWVGWVVFCVAGHMLGSAVVLPPGHALYFASVSAFISLLVPLWRGFGRDLLPWLLAAILSLGLFLLGAPTPVPLLSGALGGASLAAWLATRRRTGS; encoded by the coding sequence ATGGCGGAACCGGCGAACGGCGCGGCCCCACGCGCCCCCTTCACCCGCGAGGGGGTCCGGCGCGGCAGCCGCACCGCCCTGCCGCTGCTGATCGGCTACCTGCCCTTCGCCCTGGTGATCGGCGTCATTTCCCAGGGGCGCGGCCTGTCGCTGCTGGAGACCGGGCTGATGGGCGCCACGGTCTTCGCGGGCGCCTCGCAGCTCCTGGCGCTGGAACTCTGGGCCGATCCGGTGCCGGTGGTGGCCACGATGGTGGCGGCGCTGGTGGTGAACCTGCGCTTCCTGCCGATCACGGCCTCCCTGTCGCACTGGTTCGTGCGGCTGCGCGGCTGGCGCGTCTGGGGCACGCTGGCGACCGTCACCGACCATGCCCTGGCTTTTTCCGTCACCGAGGAACGGGCGGGGCGGGTCGATGCGGGCTTCCTGCTCGGCCTCGGCCTCGTCACCTGGGTCGGCTGGGTCGTCTTCTGCGTGGCCGGGCACATGCTGGGCAGCGCCGTGGTGCTGCCGCCCGGCCATGCGCTCTACTTCGCCTCCGTCTCGGCCTTCATCTCGCTGCTGGTGCCGCTCTGGCGCGGCTTCGGGCGGGACCTGCTGCCCTGGCTCCTGGCGGCCATCCTGTCGCTGGGCCTCTTCCTCCTCGGCGCGCCGACGCCCGTGCCGCTGCTCTCCGGCGCCCTGGGTGGCGCGTCCCTCGCGGCTTGGCTGGCCACGCGCCGCAGGACCGGATCATGA
- a CDS encoding ANTAR domain-containing response regulator, with product MLLVDDEEDRAATVSAGLTAAGCTVVAVAPDAMQLTRRVRESGADVIVCALDDPSRDALESMGALHRDEPRPVVVFAARGDTDQIQAALEAGVAAYVVEGLSPERVRPVIEVAILRFRAHQALRRELEEARASLAERKLIDAAKLRLMQRAKLSEPEAHKRLRRIAMERRIRLIDLAAEIMSNS from the coding sequence GTGCTGCTGGTGGATGACGAAGAGGACCGCGCGGCCACGGTCAGCGCCGGGCTGACCGCCGCCGGCTGCACGGTGGTGGCCGTGGCGCCGGATGCGATGCAGCTCACCCGCCGCGTGCGGGAAAGCGGCGCCGACGTCATCGTCTGCGCGCTGGACGATCCGTCGCGCGATGCGCTGGAAAGCATGGGAGCCTTGCATCGGGACGAACCGCGCCCGGTGGTGGTCTTCGCCGCGCGTGGCGACACGGACCAGATCCAGGCGGCGCTGGAGGCCGGGGTGGCCGCCTATGTGGTGGAAGGTCTGTCGCCAGAGCGGGTCCGCCCGGTCATCGAGGTGGCCATCCTGCGTTTCCGCGCCCATCAGGCCCTGCGGCGTGAGCTGGAGGAGGCACGGGCCAGCCTCGCGGAACGCAAGCTGATCGACGCCGCCAAGCTGCGGCTCATGCAGCGTGCGAAGCTGAGCGAGCCGGAGGCGCACAAGCGCCTGCGCCGGATAGCCATGGAGCGGCGGATCAGACTGATCGATCTCGCAGCAGAAATTATGAGCAATTCATAG
- a CDS encoding PRC-barrel domain-containing protein, which produces MRKNLLSMTAVAAMLALPVMAQNTSTPRDGTPGNPPSTATQRAADSATGSTTPADGTPGNPPGTALGRAADRALGTNMTGAYPQNSDGTANNPSGTAASRAADRATNDTGTNNAARSGTMGMTHAAQSDRASKVIGSNVYNDRNETIGSVDDLLIGTGNAPTAILSVGGFLGIGAKLVSVPFDQLRWNSENDRWVLNGVTKESLTALPSFSYDATRNRG; this is translated from the coding sequence ATGCGCAAGAACCTCCTCAGCATGACCGCCGTGGCCGCGATGCTGGCCCTGCCGGTGATGGCGCAGAACACTTCCACGCCGCGCGATGGTACGCCGGGCAACCCCCCTTCCACCGCTACGCAACGGGCGGCGGATTCCGCAACCGGCAGCACCACCCCCGCCGACGGCACGCCCGGCAATCCGCCGGGCACGGCGCTGGGCCGCGCGGCGGACCGCGCGCTTGGCACGAACATGACCGGCGCCTATCCGCAGAACAGCGACGGCACGGCCAACAACCCGTCCGGCACCGCGGCCAGCCGCGCCGCCGACCGCGCGACCAACGACACGGGCACCAACAATGCCGCCCGCAGCGGGACCATGGGCATGACCCATGCCGCCCAGTCCGACCGCGCGAGCAAGGTGATCGGCTCCAACGTCTATAACGACCGCAACGAGACCATCGGCTCGGTGGACGACCTGCTGATCGGCACCGGCAACGCGCCCACGGCGATCCTGTCGGTGGGCGGCTTCCTGGGCATCGGTGCCAAGCTGGTCAGCGTGCCCTTCGATCAACTGCGCTGGAACAGCGAGAATGATCGCTGGGTGCTGAATGGCGTGACAAAGGAAAGCCTGACCGCCCTTCCGTCCTTCAGCTACGACGCCACCCGCAACCGCGGCTGA
- a CDS encoding CmpA/NrtA family ABC transporter substrate-binding protein: MPVATLAPPRPVLLSEQNSGLLRLGFVPLTDAAPLLVAQELGMFAATGLRVALSAETSWAAVRDKIAFGGLDAAHLLGPMPIALACGLGGVRRRLVVGAGLGLNGNRLVLSNALAGKLDPAIPLTPEGFAALVRGLQAPPRIAVVFPFSSHNYLLRHWVALGGLNPDQDLHLSVLPPSRAGEALAAGEIDGFCAGEPWGSEAAVRGAGHVVLSSGEIWAGHPEKMLAFSEDFVATRREETIACTAAVIAAARWLDDPANRDDAVAILRARAFPGLAPETIALALDGVLPDGTPLPEEARLRFRPATLPRADSADWWLRQMRRWGHLPAGIEEAEALAPYDDGLWRDAAARLAEPEPAPSRPEPQA; the protein is encoded by the coding sequence GTGCCCGTCGCAACCCTCGCCCCTCCCCGTCCCGTTCTGCTCAGCGAACAGAATTCCGGCCTGCTCCGTCTGGGCTTCGTGCCGCTGACCGATGCCGCGCCGCTGCTGGTCGCACAGGAACTGGGCATGTTCGCCGCCACCGGGCTGCGTGTCGCACTCTCGGCCGAGACGTCCTGGGCGGCGGTGCGCGACAAGATCGCTTTTGGCGGGCTGGATGCGGCGCATCTGCTCGGCCCGATGCCCATCGCGCTGGCCTGCGGCCTGGGCGGGGTGAGGCGCCGGCTGGTGGTCGGCGCCGGGCTCGGCCTCAACGGCAACCGGCTGGTCCTGTCCAACGCGCTGGCCGGGAAGCTCGATCCGGCCATTCCACTGACGCCCGAGGGCTTTGCAGCGCTGGTGCGCGGACTGCAGGCGCCGCCGCGCATCGCCGTGGTGTTCCCCTTCTCCTCGCACAACTACCTGCTGCGACACTGGGTGGCGCTGGGCGGGCTCAACCCCGACCAGGACCTGCATCTCTCCGTGCTGCCGCCCTCCCGGGCGGGCGAGGCGCTGGCGGCCGGGGAGATCGACGGCTTCTGCGCCGGTGAGCCCTGGGGCAGCGAGGCGGCGGTGCGCGGCGCCGGCCACGTCGTGCTGAGCAGCGGCGAGATCTGGGCAGGCCATCCGGAGAAGATGCTGGCCTTCTCCGAGGATTTCGTCGCCACGCGACGCGAGGAGACCATCGCCTGCACCGCCGCCGTGATCGCCGCCGCACGCTGGCTGGACGACCCGGCGAACCGCGACGACGCCGTCGCCATCCTGCGCGCCCGTGCCTTTCCGGGCCTCGCCCCCGAGACCATCGCCCTGGCCCTGGACGGCGTGCTGCCGGACGGAACCCCGCTGCCGGAGGAGGCACGTCTGCGCTTCCGCCCCGCCACCCTGCCGCGCGCGGACAGCGCGGACTGGTGGCTGCGCCAGATGCGGCGCTGGGGGCACCTGCCCGCCGGGATCGAAGAGGCCGAGGCCCTCGCCCCCTATGACGACGGCCTGTGGCGCGACGCCGCCGCCCGTCTCGCCGAACCCGAACCCGCCCCTTCCCGCCCGGAGCCCCAAGCATGA